Proteins co-encoded in one Synechococcus elongatus PCC 6301 genomic window:
- a CDS encoding MarR family winged helix-turn-helix transcriptional regulator, translated as MASDKIDRILEQWQQELPQVNVAPLAVTGRLLRIARLLEKQRETLLAKYGLSVWSFDVLATLRRQGPPYQLKPTDLYSLLMLSSGAMTNRIDRLEQDGIVVRSRSGSDRRSVIVQLTPKGIALADAVMPVLFAQEGALLSEFATPEEVERLVPLLRRLLLAMDAAE; from the coding sequence ATGGCTTCAGACAAAATCGATCGCATTCTTGAGCAGTGGCAGCAGGAACTGCCCCAGGTCAACGTCGCTCCGCTCGCTGTCACGGGTCGGTTGTTGCGCATTGCCCGTCTGCTCGAAAAGCAGCGCGAGACCTTGCTGGCGAAGTACGGTCTCAGTGTTTGGTCCTTTGATGTGCTGGCAACGCTGCGCCGTCAGGGGCCGCCCTATCAACTCAAGCCAACGGATCTCTACAGCCTGTTGATGCTCTCCTCGGGGGCGATGACTAATCGCATCGATCGCCTAGAGCAGGATGGAATTGTGGTGCGATCGCGAAGTGGCAGCGATCGCCGTAGCGTGATTGTGCAACTGACGCCCAAAGGCATTGCGCTTGCAGATGCAGTGATGCCTGTCCTTTTTGCTCAAGAAGGGGCGCTGCTCTCCGAATTTGCGACTCCAGAGGAGGTGGAGAGACTTGTACCGCTCCTGAGAAGACTGCTGTTAGCAATGGATGCAGCTGAGTAA